Proteins encoded in a region of the Pseudothermotoga elfii DSM 9442 = NBRC 107921 genome:
- a CDS encoding tripartite tricarboxylate transporter substrate binding protein gives MKLRFGIFMLAVFFTGILFAEIYPAKPITFIAPAGPGGGWDTTARVVSQILKETNLVDQPIIVVNMPGGGGGVGLAHMQSKKGDPYTMIVFSPPLLLINLTGQTGYSYKNLTPLAMLIHDYGAFAVSKKSKFNSISEIMEALKKDPKSIKVGGISSFGSMDHIQFLIAAKAAGVKNLKDITYVSFQEGEHLAALLGGHIDVLSTGLAETVTAMQAGAVRVLAVTAPQRVGGILSSVPTLREEGIDAEFINWRGFFGPPDMPSYAVDYWINTFSKMVQRPEWDKIVSKYSWTKAFMNGKDFENYLDKVNENYKEILREIGLYKE, from the coding sequence ATGAAATTAAGGTTTGGAATTTTTATGTTAGCTGTATTTTTTACCGGGATTTTATTCGCGGAAATTTACCCGGCAAAACCTATCACATTTATAGCTCCTGCAGGTCCTGGAGGAGGATGGGATACAACAGCAAGAGTGGTTTCTCAAATTTTGAAAGAGACTAATTTGGTGGATCAGCCAATAATTGTGGTCAACATGCCAGGAGGGGGAGGCGGTGTTGGTTTGGCTCATATGCAAAGTAAAAAAGGCGATCCATACACGATGATAGTTTTTTCTCCGCCATTGCTGTTGATAAATCTAACCGGTCAGACAGGTTATTCTTATAAAAATCTTACCCCGCTTGCAATGTTGATACATGACTATGGAGCATTCGCAGTTTCAAAAAAATCGAAATTCAACAGTATATCAGAAATTATGGAAGCTTTGAAAAAAGATCCCAAGAGTATTAAAGTGGGTGGAATATCTTCGTTTGGTTCTATGGACCATATACAGTTTCTCATTGCAGCAAAAGCAGCCGGTGTGAAAAATTTAAAAGATATAACTTACGTTTCTTTTCAGGAAGGAGAACATCTGGCGGCTTTACTCGGAGGGCATATAGATGTTTTATCCACCGGGCTGGCTGAAACTGTTACAGCAATGCAGGCAGGAGCAGTAAGAGTTTTAGCGGTAACTGCTCCACAGCGAGTAGGAGGTATTTTGTCATCTGTCCCTACTCTTAGAGAGGAAGGAATAGACGCGGAATTCATAAATTGGCGTGGATTCTTTGGACCACCGGATATGCCATCGTATGCAGTGGATTATTGGATAAATACTTTTAGCAAAATGGTTCAAAGACCAGAGTGGGACAAAATTGTTTCGAAATACAGCTGGACTAAGGCATTTATGAATGGAAAAGATTTCGAAAATTACCTGGATAAAGTTAATGAAAACTATAAAGAAATACTCAGAGAG
- a CDS encoding isocitrate lyase/PEP mutase family protein — MNSKSFEKAKKLREYLQREGVLTLRVCAYDALSAVLIERAGFEVVGTTGYGISASLIGQPDIGLVGFAEMLERVRTIVNATELPVDADIDTGYGNALNVFWAVKNFARVGVAGIRLEDQVWPKRCGHMEGKNIVPLEEMINKIKAATDAKNEENPEMVIGARTDARTVAGFEEVVRRAKAYAEAGADYVYVETPQSLYEIETLVREVSKPISFNIIPGGKTPIFELEKLAELGVKYLSVPMICLYPATKAIMEALNALKNKDLEKISHMGVNWSEFNEIVGIKKWNKLETKYSK; from the coding sequence ATGAATTCAAAATCTTTTGAAAAAGCTAAAAAATTGAGAGAATATCTTCAAAGAGAAGGTGTTCTGACACTCAGGGTTTGTGCATACGATGCGCTCTCGGCTGTTTTAATAGAAAGAGCAGGTTTCGAAGTTGTTGGAACAACTGGGTATGGTATTTCTGCATCACTCATAGGGCAACCTGACATAGGTCTTGTTGGGTTTGCTGAAATGCTTGAAAGAGTGAGAACAATTGTTAATGCTACCGAACTGCCCGTCGATGCAGACATTGATACAGGTTATGGAAATGCGTTGAATGTTTTCTGGGCTGTAAAAAATTTTGCCAGAGTAGGCGTGGCTGGCATCAGGCTGGAAGATCAGGTCTGGCCAAAAAGATGTGGACACATGGAGGGAAAAAATATAGTTCCTCTCGAGGAGATGATTAACAAGATAAAAGCAGCCACCGATGCGAAAAATGAAGAAAATCCGGAAATGGTAATAGGTGCAAGAACTGATGCAAGAACAGTAGCCGGATTTGAAGAAGTGGTTCGTAGGGCTAAAGCTTACGCAGAAGCCGGGGCAGATTACGTTTATGTCGAAACTCCACAATCACTTTATGAGATTGAAACGCTTGTTAGAGAAGTATCCAAGCCAATCTCTTTTAACATCATACCTGGTGGAAAAACACCTATTTTTGAACTGGAGAAACTCGCCGAGTTAGGGGTTAAGTATCTATCTGTCCCGATGATATGTCTGTATCCTGCGACAAAAGCTATTATGGAAGCTCTAAATGCGCTTAAAAACAAAGATCTTGAAAAAATATCACATATGGGTGTCAACTGGTCTGAATTCAATGAAATTGTTGGAATAAAAAAATGGAATAAATTAGAAACAAAATATTCGAAATAA